A single genomic interval of Novosphingobium ginsenosidimutans harbors:
- a CDS encoding SDR family oxidoreductase: MTISFKDRVAIVTGAGGGLGRSYALELAKRGAKVVVNDLGGSRDGTGHSDAALKVVEEIKAMGGEAMSNGGSVTDLAQMEEMVAKAKEAWGGVHILINNAGILRDKSFAKMTMEDWKLVIDVHLNGSANCTKAVWDLMREQAYGRILMTASSTGLFGNFGQANYGAAKLGLAGFTKTLALEGAKYNVRINTLAPVAGTRMTEDLGMPETLFNALKPENVAPMALYLVSEDAPTNMICGAGAGAYHAAYVTLTPGVALPADERTPEGIAAAWEQIIDRTGEIVPQSGGEQSQVVMAALAKIGGLG; this comes from the coding sequence ATGACCATTTCTTTCAAGGACCGTGTTGCGATCGTTACCGGCGCGGGCGGCGGCCTGGGCCGTTCCTATGCCCTCGAGCTGGCCAAGCGCGGCGCCAAGGTTGTCGTCAATGACCTGGGCGGCAGCCGCGATGGCACGGGCCATTCCGACGCCGCGCTGAAGGTTGTCGAAGAGATCAAGGCGATGGGCGGCGAAGCCATGTCGAACGGCGGCTCGGTCACCGACCTCGCCCAGATGGAAGAGATGGTCGCCAAGGCCAAGGAAGCCTGGGGCGGCGTGCACATCCTGATCAACAACGCCGGCATCCTGCGCGACAAGAGCTTCGCCAAGATGACCATGGAAGACTGGAAGCTGGTGATCGACGTTCACCTGAACGGCAGCGCCAACTGCACCAAGGCGGTGTGGGACCTGATGCGTGAACAAGCCTATGGCCGCATCCTGATGACCGCCAGCAGCACCGGCCTGTTCGGCAACTTCGGCCAGGCCAACTATGGCGCGGCCAAGCTGGGCCTGGCGGGCTTCACCAAGACCCTCGCGCTTGAAGGCGCGAAGTACAACGTGCGGATCAACACCCTGGCCCCGGTCGCGGGTACCCGCATGACCGAAGACCTTGGCATGCCCGAAACCCTTTTCAACGCGCTGAAGCCGGAAAACGTTGCGCCGATGGCCCTGTACCTGGTCAGCGAAGACGCGCCGACCAACATGATCTGCGGCGCCGGCGCCGGGGCCTATCACGCCGCTTACGTCACTCTGACGCCGGGCGTCGCCCTGCCGGCTGACGAACGTACGCCAGAAGGCATCGCGGCGGCCTGGGAACAGATCATCGACCGTACCGGCGAGATCGTCCCCCAGTCGGGCGGCGAACAGAGCCAGGTCGTGATGGCCGCCCTCGCCAAGATCGGCGGCTTGGGCTGA
- a CDS encoding DUF2794 domain-containing protein: MSAVVTPFPFQAARIAQVGFERDELQRILDLYGRMVAAGLWRDYAMDFGKEAASFCGFRRAAERPEARIEKRPALRTKQGMWTLYGEAGQVLKRGHELSGVLFPLERRLLKVVED; the protein is encoded by the coding sequence TTGAGCGCAGTCGTCACGCCCTTTCCGTTCCAGGCCGCGCGGATCGCGCAGGTCGGGTTTGAGCGGGACGAATTGCAACGCATCCTGGATCTCTATGGGCGGATGGTCGCTGCCGGATTGTGGCGCGACTATGCGATGGATTTCGGCAAGGAGGCCGCCAGCTTCTGCGGCTTCCGCCGCGCCGCCGAACGGCCCGAGGCGCGGATCGAAAAGCGTCCTGCCTTGCGCACCAAGCAGGGCATGTGGACGCTCTATGGTGAGGCGGGACAGGTTCTAAAGCGCGGGCACGAATTGTCCGGCGTGTTGTTCCCGCTGGAGCGGCGACTGCTCAAGGTGGTTGAGGACTAG
- the epsC gene encoding serine O-acetyltransferase EpsC, which yields MPGRFITYLDSIQARDPAVRSRWEILLYPGVWALGFHRVAHRLFRARLYLLARLVNHFSRFMTAIDIHPGAKIGRNFFIDHGFVVIGETAEIGDNVTMYQGSTLGGTNPTNGVGGKRHPTIGDGVIISLGAAILGPIYVGKDSRIGANAVVTKDVPEGATMLGIPAKPTPVEVKPETQAFVPYGTPCSERFDPATQKLEILQCEIDTLQKRVAQLLEERDAQAAKQSSGRKRGGAA from the coding sequence ATGCCGGGACGTTTCATTACCTATCTGGATTCGATCCAGGCCCGCGATCCGGCCGTCCGGTCGCGCTGGGAAATCCTGCTATATCCGGGTGTCTGGGCGCTGGGTTTCCACCGCGTGGCGCACCGGCTGTTTCGCGCGCGGCTCTATCTGCTGGCGCGGCTGGTCAATCATTTCAGCCGCTTCATGACCGCGATCGATATCCACCCCGGCGCAAAGATCGGGCGCAATTTCTTTATCGACCACGGCTTTGTGGTGATCGGTGAAACGGCCGAGATCGGCGATAACGTCACCATGTACCAGGGCTCGACCCTGGGCGGGACCAACCCGACCAACGGCGTCGGCGGCAAGCGCCACCCGACCATCGGCGATGGCGTGATCATCAGTCTGGGCGCGGCGATCCTGGGGCCGATTTACGTCGGCAAGGATTCGCGCATCGGGGCCAATGCCGTGGTGACCAAGGACGTGCCCGAAGGTGCAACCATGCTGGGCATCCCGGCCAAGCCGACCCCGGTTGAGGTCAAGCCGGAAACCCAGGCCTTTGTGCCCTATGGCACGCCGTGCTCCGAACGGTTCGACCCGGCGACGCAGAAGCTGGAGATCCTGCAGTGCGAGATCGATACGCTGCAAAAACGGGTCGCCCAGCTGCTTGAAGAGCGCGATGCCCAGGCGGCCAAGCAAAGCTCGGGTCGCAAGCGGGGCGGCGCTGCTTGA